A single region of the Panthera tigris isolate Pti1 chromosome B1, P.tigris_Pti1_mat1.1, whole genome shotgun sequence genome encodes:
- the LOC102953320 gene encoding platelet factor 4, whose amino-acid sequence MRLRVGSRAPSPLPSSGLLLLGLLLLPAVVSLPRVDPEDEHLRCVCVKTTSEVRPKYIRSLEVMGATVHCPVPQMIASLKNGRKICLDPNAPLYKKILRKLLES is encoded by the exons ATGAGGCTTCGAGTGGGTTCCCGCGCCCCCAGTCCCCTGCCCAGCTCGGGGCTCCTGCTCCTGGGACTGCTGCTCTTGCCAGCTGTGGTCTCCCTCCCCAGAG tgGACCCAGAAGATGAGCACCTGCGCTGCGTGTGCGTGAAGACCACCTCCGAAGTCCGTCCCAAGTATATCCGCAGCCTGGAGGTGATGGGTGCGACAGTCCACTGCCCCGTTCCCCAGATGAT AGCTTCTCTGAAGAATGGTAGGAAAATATGCCTGGACCCGAACGCCCCCCTGTATAAGAAAATACTGCGGAAGCTTTTGGAGAGCTAG